The Rahnella aquatilis CIP 78.65 = ATCC 33071 genomic sequence CCCACATAAAAGCAGGATCCGGACTCAGCGGTATGGCGGGTGTCAGAGGGCTGGTGAGCAATTTCACTACGGGTGAAAGGTAAAAACTGGTTCACGTACGAAAGATGATATTGCTTACAATCTTCCGGATCGAAGCTGTAAATGACGTCAAAAGTAGAACGGACTCTGTCCAGATAGTTTTCGTCTTCAGAAAGCAATTTCAGACGACGTCTTTTTGATGTCAGCGCAGCCACGGAGTCACGCAAGACGAGTATTTTTTTGCATTTGAGAAGGGAAAGTAAATCCAGTATCAGAAAAGCACTGTAGCCGTTACAAATGATGACATCGTTTTCCCGTACATGGCGGAACTTGATGGCAATCTGAAGTTTCTGATGCCAGTGTCTGAGACACTTTCCTGGCAGTAATGCATGCAGTGATTTGAAATGCTGTTTAACGTTATAGATTGCATGCACATTAAATTCGTTTTTGAGTGTCGACGTCATCATCCTTTCGTATTCTGAGTTCCACTCGATGAAATGTATTTTTGTCTGTGCCGAAAGTTTGTTTGCCATTGCTCCTCCCTTTTGCCCCGCAGTTTAGCATTCCCGGCGGCCAAAAAGTTTTGCTCCCTTCGATGACGACGACCCGATTTCACCACCGGCTTACAAAATCGGCAAAAACAGGCCATTATTTAACCTTCACTTGTCCGGAACGGAGCCTGAAGATGACCCGAATGACAGCGAAAGATTTCCCGCCTGAACTCCTCGAATATTTTGATTTTTACGTGCACGGCAAAATGACCAAACGTGAGTTTCTTGATCTCTCGGCGAAGTTTGTGGCGGGCGGATTGTCGCTGGCTGCGCTGACGACGCTGATGACGCCAAATTATGCCTACGCCGAACAGGTACCCTTCACCGATCCGGATATTGTGGCGCAATACATTCAGTATCCGTCGCCGCAGGGGCACGGCAGCGTGAAGGGCTATCTGGTGCGTCCGGCCAAAGTGACCGGCAAAGTGCCTGGCGTGGTGGTGGTGCATGAAAATCGCGGACTGAATCCGTATATCGAAGATGTCGCACGGCGGGTGGCAAAAGCCGGATTTGTCGCGCTGGCGCCGGACGGACTGAGTTCGGTCGGCGGTTATCCGGGCAATGATGAGAAAGGGCGCGAGCTGCAAAAACAAGTCGATCCAACCAAACTGATGAACGACTTTTTTGCAGCGGTGGAATTTCTGATGCACCACGAGACCGGCACCGGCAAAGTCGGCATCACCGGTTTCTGTTACGGTGGTGGCGTGGCGAATGCGGCTGCGGTGGCTTACCCGGAACTGGCGGCCGCCGTGCCGTTCTACGGACGCCAGCCGAAAGCGGAAGATGTGCCGCACATCAAAGCGCCGTTATTGTTGCATTATGCTGAACTGGATAAGCCGATTACCGAAGGCTGGCCTGCATATGAAGCGGCGCTGAAGGCCAATAATAAAGTTTATGAAGCGCATATTTACCCCGGCGTGAATCACGGGTTTCATAACGATTCGACGCCGCGTTATGACAAAGCGGCGGCGGATTTAGCGTGGGAAAGAACCCTTGCCTGGTTTAAAAAGTACCTCGGGCCGCAGACAGAAAGCGCATAAAAGAAAAGGGCAGGATCGCAAAATCCTGCCCTTTTTGTTTTTCAGCCGCCCGTCAGGATTTCAGAATGCCATCGAAATCCGCGGCATCATGGCGCTCTTCCAGCTGTTCATCACCCCAGGTACGATTGACAATGCGTCCGCGTTTGACTGCCGGACGGTTTGCCACTTCAGCCGCCCAGCGCTGGAAGTGCTTATAGGATTCGATGTCGAGGAATTTGGCCGACTCGTACAGACCGCCCTGCGCCAGGCTGCCGTACCAGGTGAAAATGGCGATATCGGCAATGGTGTATTCTTCACCGGCAATAAAACGGTGCTCAGCAAGCTGACGGTCTAATACGTCGAGCTGGCGTTTGGCTTCCATGGTAAAGCGGTTAATGGCGTATTCGATTTTAACCGGTGCGTAATGGTAGAAATGGCCGAAACCGCCGCCAAGATACGGCGCGGAACCT encodes the following:
- the yghX gene encoding YghX family hydrolase, with protein sequence MTRMTAKDFPPELLEYFDFYVHGKMTKREFLDLSAKFVAGGLSLAALTTLMTPNYAYAEQVPFTDPDIVAQYIQYPSPQGHGSVKGYLVRPAKVTGKVPGVVVVHENRGLNPYIEDVARRVAKAGFVALAPDGLSSVGGYPGNDEKGRELQKQVDPTKLMNDFFAAVEFLMHHETGTGKVGITGFCYGGGVANAAAVAYPELAAAVPFYGRQPKAEDVPHIKAPLLLHYAELDKPITEGWPAYEAALKANNKVYEAHIYPGVNHGFHNDSTPRYDKAAADLAWERTLAWFKKYLGPQTESA